A single region of the Salicibibacter cibi genome encodes:
- a CDS encoding DeoR family transcriptional regulator, translating into MQSSTDRMLTRIKSIYLFMSKEGRTVTTQELVDEFGTTQRTIQRDLNVLEYNNLVHSPSRGKWIAKRKKTQAS; encoded by the coding sequence TTGCAATCTTCAACCGACCGCATGCTCACCCGCATTAAGTCGATTTACTTGTTTATGAGTAAAGAAGGAAGAACGGTGACAACGCAAGAACTGGTTGATGAATTCGGCACTACTCAACGTACAATCCAGCGCGACCTCAACGTACTGGAATATAACAATCTCGTCCATAGCCCCAGCCGTGGCAAATGGATTGCGAAAAGAAAAAAAACACAGGCGTCATGA